CAGCTACAAGCATACCTAAGCATGATGAAAAATATCCAAGAAAACTCCAATTCATTACTTCTCTTTTTGGTTTAGATACCTTCTACTATCTGTTATATTGCAATACttgtttacataattatttgaagaaTCCAACAAACTAGAATTGAAGTGTAGAACACTGCAAATGATTCATGAATCTTTCacttatataaaaacaattttaGCTTTCAGCCCTCACAAAGCTGCATATTCATTCAAGTTTGGGATAATTCTGTATGGAAATGactgaaagaaaaatattatcgtCAACAAACACCACATCCTGCAACATATAGTGAAGTGAAAGCCGTAATCTTTGTTCTGAACCCTTCAACAGTAGCTAAGTCAGTCTATTTTCAAGAAACTGATCACCTTCCTGATGCTCTCACAGTTATGCAGAGATTCAAAATAAAGCCAACAAAAACAGAAGCCTCTGAGTATTATGGTCTGATGATTTCTACTTTTCTACATAGCAGCAACTATATGCCCTTCAGCTGGCACAACCAAAATTAAGCTTTCTTTTGAGTTTCTCCTTCACGAATAACTGATCAGAACTTACAACCTCAATGGgacttttccttttgtttaatccagcataaaaaattacttgagGATTGTTTTGAGTCAAGGGCTTTTAGTTCATGTTCCTTGTTCTACATACAACCACAGGAACCAGTTTCATTTCCTCAACATCATTCAACTGGCCTATGTTACAAGTGAACTTCTTGCAAATCACTTTCTTATCGCATAGACTTAGGCCAGCCTGTCTTATATTCCTCTATATAGCCAACTATGACAGCTTCCTCCATAgcactctttcttttttcatttgaaaggAACTTCTCCTTGTGGAAACATTTTCCTTCCTATTAGCTACCCTTTCAAATTAGAAGCTGATCAACCCCACACAAATTATTAAGATTATAGGAATCTGCAATGCAGTAACCAGGGCCAAGTCATAGTAAATCTTGTTTCTTCTAGAGActtttatataagttatatCTACTAGATGGCCTAGAAAACAACTCCACAGATCGAGGAAATTGTCTATCAAGAAGGCTTGGGACAAACTTTCCATTCTATTCTTTAAAAGGCCTTCAAATATTAACTAAACATTAcagtattttgaaaatctagGAAGATCACAGTTCCTTCATATCTTGATATGattattcttcaatttttcgTGATCTTACTgaaatattagtatttgtCCAAAGCCTCTTGTACATATGAAAGTTGCtgttatgatgatcatgttcTCTATCTGCTATTTGCATATGCTGTTCTGTGCATACATCTGATCTCTTTTGTTCTTTGTGATTTTCTTGGTTTCCTTGTGTTTCTATGAATATTTCTTAATGGAAATAAACACTTATTTTGTTCCTTATCATCAGTATTACCTGTAATTCTTGGAGAAAATTGACCAATTTTCTTTGCAACTCCATCTCAAAGCATACTGGAGACTTTATGTATGTTACATAGGGCATTATAGTCGATACATACACCCACCCATAATCCTGGAGACTGCCGTATGGGACGGCTGATGAAGAATTTGAACCtctcatcatcttcatttaAGGCCATCACTTACCAAAACTCCATGTTTTTTCACATGCCTCTTCAGACTCTGAAATGATAGGCCGTTGTGTTTTTCCAATTGATTGCCCTAGCAACTCCACGAATGCCACAGTTGCTACCACCAGATTGCATATTAGCATATGGTTGGCAGGTTATTGACAGTTGGCTGCTCCGGTTTTTGGCCAGGTCAGTTTGAATTGGATGGAGTTCACAGTGATCTTTACTTGACGTGGAACTCCATAAATTGCCTAGCTCGTGAAGATCAAATTGTATCTACAGGTCAATATCATTCCAAATCTTGATTTCTGGCTTGTTTTACCCCATTAAAGACCTTAAGGCCAAACCCTGTTATGTCTCTCTGTTCTATGTTTCGTCATCTGTTATTCCCTCATACTATATATCTTAGCAATTATCTTACACATGAACATCAGGAACATAATTAACTTGCAGGTGAACTCAAGGGTAAGTTGTGGACCATTTCAGCTAAATCACCCTTTTGCAACCCATCCTTTGTAACAATGGGCACAATATTCATAATCTGTTTGTTGTGCCACGTGCACTCGCTAGCTGGGAGAAACAAGACCAACTCCAGCTCACCCACGGCCAATGTACTGCCAGTATCTACTAGAGCCAACTGCAGCAGCACCATCCTCAACTAGAGGGCTGAACGAGTTCAGAATCAATTATTGCAAAGACTTGGTGGTTCTTAGTGAAAGCATATCACATTCAGGGCCTGATTCTATTACCAGCTCCATATGCTTAGAGAGCTTTCATCCCAAAGAGATCCTGAAGCATTGCCAACTGTGAGCATTGTTGCCATGTTACATCAGCTTATATTATTGGACTTGTTGACTTCTACATTAGAGACCTTTCCATGTAACAATTACACATTAGAAGTATCTCGATTCTTGAAAAGCTCGGATCGCAGTTCATCAGGATCCCAATTTCATCATCATGTTCATATGataattcatgaaattttggtGATCTTACCGAAGTTTGAGTTACAAATGGTACTCATAACCCAGAACTTCCTGATTTAagtaaattcatttatttggaCCATGATTTTACTGAAAGCCTGGGATCCAATTTGAACCCCGTACATGCGTGCGTAGCTTAAATCGAAATGAAGAAATACAGTCTCTATAACAAGAAGAAGAGCACAATGATTTACAGACTTCTATAGCATCTGACATAAACCTTCAGCCTATATCACATATGGTTGAACTAGAGCAAAATGATGAACCAAGTCAGTTGAGGCACACAagatatttcatttcttggcAAACAGCTTCTTTGGAAGCATTTCCAATGGTGTGGTCTTGAGCAGGAAGAGCCTGGCTGCACGTTCTTGCAGGGTACCCCCACATTTCAAACCCCGGACTTGAAGTTCTGATTTTAATCGCTCCATGCCAAGAGCCTGTGTATCAATCATAGTTATACAAAATCAATGGCCAACACCCAGTGTTTAAAATAACACAAATTATAACCTAGGCAAGACCACGACGATAAGTTTTATGCACTAATTAAAGAGACCACATCATTACCGACATACCTCTAATTCCCCTGCTGAATGATATTCATCAAAGTTGAGGGGCTTGTCTGAGTCTTGAACTACTGCACTCGCAGACAATGATTCTTCCTGAACTGGCTCTGGCACTTCTGCAGCAGAAGGAACTACTTCCTTTAAACAAGAGACACCAGGTACCTGGGTTATTTTTTCTACATTGGAAGAGTGAGATGTACCAGGCACATTTACATCAACTCCATGATGCTCCATATTTTCCGCAAGACTCTCTAAAgcattattatttcttttccttgtgCCATCATCACCACATACATCCGGACCTCTACCTGGTCTAAAAGATTCTTCACTAACATTGCCTTCTTCCTCAGAGCCACTCCCAGAGGAACCTTGATCAAGATGTCCATCATCATGTTTTCCACCAGTAAATGAACTTGAACTTCCTTCTGCTTCTTTGCTTGAATCTGAATGACTCCCACTATCTATAATAACAGATTTATTGTCCGCcccttcttcatcttcatcactATCATCCTCACTGTCACTatcaccaaattttctctttcccATCCtgaaaagaccaaaaaaaaaaaaaatgccatCAAAAGGTGAATCCTGGACATagcaacattaattattttccaaatctCTAGCACATAGCAATATGATTACTGTTATATCATAAAAGTGATAAACCTgtaatatatcaagaaaagtAACTTTGTTAATAATCCACCAACTTTGCCAGGATCTATATGTCAGGGGATAAATTTCAAACGCCCCACGATATTGTAAAAAGACAAACCAATACTCAAAGGGTTTTAAGAATTTCCTACCATATCTTCAAGCGCTTGGAATCAGATTCACCTCCCACCGCGCTACTCTTCCTCTTCGAGCTCACCAACCCCTTAATTGACTCCCTGACTGACCTCTCCACCTCCTCCATACACTTGGCTGAATCCTCCCTATACTTAGCCACATACTTCTCAGCACTATCACCCCCATTGCTCTTCCCCTTCTTCACCACCTCCTTTGCCTTCTTTTTGATATACTCCTCGGCCATCTTCTCCAACTTCCTCTCCTCCGCCTCTGCCCTCCACTCTTCCAGCTTCTTCTCCGCGTTGACGTGCCTCAGCCTCCGGCCACTCATATCCCTACAAGCATCGAAATTATTCGTTTTCTTCTGCCCGGCCTTGGTCGCCGCCCCTCTCAGCAATGATCCAAACCCTCCCTTTCCACCCCTAAGCCTCAGCAACAAATGCACCACCACCGGAAACTTGGCAAAATCCTGCGACCCATCAAAACCCACCGCATTTCCGGACAAATCCGAGGAGGACAATCcactaaaattttgattttgagaaAATCGGGTCTTACAAGTGGAACCACCTAGGGTTTCATCGAACAAAAAGTTTCCGAGGGATTTAGCTATATTCAGGGTTTGGTGGTCATGGAGGATACGCGAATCATTGAGTAGGAGGAGCTGGAAGTGAGAGGGGATGGAGGTCAGTGTCTGAATGCGGTGTTTCAGGGTGGAGACGGAGATGGAAGGGGTAGTAAAATTTATGATCCTGTGCCTTCCATTAAGCAATTTCACAAACACCTGGTGGATATCAGATTCAAACACCTCCATCGGCAGCTTTGACCAATCCAGAAACGCTGGGCAGGTTCCTCTTCTCTCTTCAACCGATACAAGGTAGGAGATTAAGAATGAAACGAAGATCCTTTGCCAGTTATATGTGAACTGGGTCTCCACTTCTATGTCTGAAGCCGCCGTCAGGTGGGTTTTGGGCTGGAGAGTTATATATTAATGGACCAACTCCACCAGGTAAGGCCCAACCCATGTCTCCTGTCATTGgcaaaaatttgattatttagtttttaaataaaattgaataataatacgatattataaaaatttaatggtaGTATTCAAACTTTAGTACccttgtaaaataaaattgaataataatacgATATTCAAATGTTCGGGCAATTgcataagtttttaaaaatattttgataagatGTTATAAAGTGTCCTAAATGAATGATTCAAAATATCCAAATGAAACTGATGGAGGAGCAGCAGCAACACTATGATCCTATGGTAATAATTAAACTGGGGCTTAATGCTGCCTGAAATCGAAGCTCAAACAAGACACACATGATCAAATCATTAAACATTAATTTGTTGTGCATTGATGACTTCTCCCTCATTTGGCAATAGAGTCGTGTTGTCTATGTATCTCTTGGCACGAAGATGAAGCTCGGCTTCATAGATGGAACTTCTCCACGACCTGCCGGTGGTTCACCGAATTTGAGGAATGGAGATGTGTAGACTTAATGGTGACATCATGGATCTGGAATTCCATCTCAAAAGATATCGTAGAAGCCTTTATGTGCTGTGCGTCTTCACAAGAGTTGTGGCTTGCAATACAGACCAGATATGGCTGTAGTAATGGCCCTATGGTGTTTCAAAATACAGAGATATATTTGTTCAGTTTTGCAAAAGGATCTATCACTCACTGCCTATCttacaaaattaacaaaactTTGGAATGAACTTGCTTGTCTTGCGCCTGTACCAAAAGTGTACATGTGGAAGTTGTATCTGTCTGTGGATAGGACAACATAAGACTTGCCTAGTCAGAGTAAATTTACGAAGGTGGGAATAAACTCGATTGGATTTTTATGTACGAAGAGGTAAACACAAGCATGGTAATTATAAATGGGAGGCATAAAATCAAGAGGTAGACTACTCTTATTTTAGCGGCCTCCAGTAACTATTCTAACAATCACCGATTTCTATGAAGGATTTCCTGCACTAAAATCAGGCTCAGCTGGCTTCTGAAACAGTAGAGGTGGTAATCTTGGAGATGAAATTATGTTACGTGGATGATTACATCGCAAGTTTCCTAGCATATTGGTGGCAAATCTTGATGCGTAAACGGTTGCAGCAAGGCTTGGCAAACTACCCGATCCTTCCTTGGACAACGGATTCTGCAGTGTATCTTCTGCTTCTTGCAGCAACTTTGCAATCTTCCTTTTGTAATGCTGACGCCATGCTGCTTGTATAAAGCAGGCACCCCATGTCCTCCACTGCTGGGAATAGAACCtgaagcaagtttttttttggagaaagactaaattatcaataattgtGAGGGTAAGCTCTTGTTAACCTATGGAAACTTGATCTCTGAACTTGCCTATAAGTGTGCTGAAGCTGCTTGCTGTGTAGATGTTTAAACTGGGACATGACAGATTTCAAGTCATCCGGCGTTAAACAGAAAGCCTCAACGTCTTTGACAGCCTGCACGGTTCTGGTCGAGATAGGAAGGCTGGAACAAGAGTTGGGGTCGAGAGCCCATGTCACAAGTTCTTCCCCACAGAAGTCTCCAGCTGTGAGATATACCGAGTTGAAGAAACTGGTTCCGCCACGATTTGTTGTCATAGTCAATATGTTACCTTTCATTATGAATAGCATCTCATCAACATGATCTCCCTCGTGAAAAATAAAGCTGTTCTCCGTGTAGAGAACGGGCTTTAGACAAGAACACATTGCATCCAACAACTGTTCGTCCATTCTCTCAAAAACCGGCACCTAGAATGATTAGCTAACAACTTTAACATGGCGATCATACAATAGAAATGGAAATAAGTAGAAATTGATTGAAGTGTGCTAACTCTTGTTAATAAAGTCCAGCAGAGATGGCGCTTGATGTCCCTCCTCAAATCCTTAGGAAAGTTACTGATCAAGGATTGTTCCTCGACGCCTCTTTTCTCTTGCCATTTGTACTGTTCGTATCGTCTTATACGAGCCCTCAAGTCCTGAGGAAGCATGCGGTGGGACATCCATTGCTCAATATCCTGACGTCTCATTCTCGCCTCTTCTAGCCTACCAGCGACGGACTGTACAAATTTCTGCAACAAGAAAACTCATAAGCATGCACAAAGGCAAAGTTTAGGTAGGTAATAAGTAACATATCTCATAATTTTGTCAAGGTTTTAGATGCGTCCCGTCACCTGTATGCTGCTGCTGATGACAGACGCAACCAGAACCAGCCCAGTGATGGAGATGAAGAgggcaaaaataatttctcctaCAGAATTGCTTGTATTCAGATTCTGACCCAATGAACTACACTCAACAAAccagaattttgaaaaaaaaaacatattttagtttGAACCTCAATCGAGACTTCACTAGGAAATAAGTTATAAGATTGAAGCAGTGGAAAACCTCAAATTTCGCCAGCCCCACCAAAAGCAATTGAAGAATTTCCTAGTGAAGTCTGTTTGTTCAACCACATGAGACTTAAGAGCATAAAGAAACATGCCGAAGTCAAAGTCTGCAGGGCTCATTATCTGGTCAGGCTCAAGAAGCGGACATGAAGAATTCAGAAATGAAGTGTCTCCACGGCCCACCCCGCAATAAAGATCCTCTAACTTACAACCATTATGATCACTACATGCCATCCGCCAACATCTCTCCTTGCGTTCTATCGCGATCACGTACCACAGTGCTCCAAACACCTGAAAACGAGATTTGCAGACACCCGCTGGATCAGATGTTGCAAACGAGATTTGCAGACACCTGTAAATTGGTTTCTTCCCTAGACTAGGAGAGAGAAGTAATCAAATCCCTACTATCATTCCtaacaaacatatattatacaaCTTCGTTTTCTTCAACTCTCCCCCCAAACTAGAGCATAGATATTAATTGAGCCAACTTGTTGTAGAGAATAATCCACTCAAgtcccaattatatatagtcttTCTTTGTAATAAAACATCTCCTAGTTGATCTCCTGTCTCCATGTGATTATACCTATATCTATTTTGTACATAGAAAGAGAACATAAACTAGAAAATAGATAATCAAATCCTAATTATACAATCTCCTAGCTAGTATATACTTACATAAACAACCTCCATACTGAGAAGGAAGAAATTAACTTACATGACTGGCAAGGATGCATTGAAGGAGATTGTAAGCGGCTGCAGGCCAGGCCGTGTCAGCAAATACTGCGCCTGAAGCTGTGACCTCCTTGGATAAGGGATAAATCCGAAGAGATCTTGGGATGTATTGCGCCAAAATAACCATCTTCAGGAGGTCATTTGTGGGTAGAGAAATTGGAGCATTTACAATCAGAATGACTACCTGACAGACGAAACAAACAACCAAAGGAGTTAAGTACGACATAACGCAACAAGTTTTAGTtaatagttttatttgatACTCAAACAGAATGTAGTAATACCTGAGGTAGAGGAAGAATTGACAAAATGTCTACGATGAAGTAGGACGAGAGATATCGTTTGGCTATCGCTCTACGATCCTCGATCAGCTCGCCCCTTCCAAATACTCGAGAAGAAGGGGCAATGAATCCAGTACGAAACTGCAAAACAATATGAAATACGTAGAAAATGTCAAGGAATGAGCGAAGAACACAGGCAGTGATCTTCAGTTTCTCGTCCATGGATAGACATAGGTTCTTGGCATCAACCACTGGTGCGTAGAAGAAAAGCGGATCCAGGAATAAGGAAATCGTACAAGAAATAACAAACATTTTGTTCCACATTAGAAGAAAAGGCCCTTGAGGATCAACAACATTCTTCTTGGGGCTTGATTTTGGTCTATTGCTTCGTGTGTGGTCGCCATCTCTCAAACTCTTTACCTCCTCCAACCTGAAAATGTTGCAGTACATAACAACATAAGCATCAGGACACAGTGAACTTAGTGCTGTACGTAGTTGTAAGACAGAGACACAAGTGACACTGTAGTTATACTTGAACTATCCTTACATATTTCTTTCCATAGTTCCCAGTTGAGGAAACAGCTTTATTACTCTCCTCTTCTGTGAACTGTGAATCTCTTATGATCATCACTTCATTAAGCACAAAAGACACGAAAATCACAAAATTCCAATCATCGAGAAGAGATCATTGTACCAAATATATGTTTAGTGTCTTGAAAACGCAGCTTTGAGGTAAGAAACTTCCCAGAAGTGACTTAGTCGGACTGAGAGGAGGATTGGCAGCGGCTTATTggttaaaataatatacatatatatataatatttgctCTTTGACCAAAATGGTATCCTAAGCCGTAGACTCGTGAGGGTATTTTCCCCAAGTATACATGATatgtattttcattatttagtgcattttctcatttaaaatttagtgtattttttttattatttatttaaaaaaaaatattacgtCCTacctaatttattaattaatataattttctcccaaatattataatgagctATAATTTactccattcaaattttaatatatttcaattccaacttataatttatttataattaaatctaaatttttttaatgattatcaattagtctctcaataatatataaaatcatatgaaTGTCACGTTAAGTGTGCGCCTAGCTTAGTTGTGAAATTCAGCCGCAAATTTATCCTCTGATACTGGTTGCAGACAAGGTCCAATCTTAACCTGTTCTCgaataataaaactataaaagagtttaatgtaatttatcttcctataatattgaaaatgaacaaattatctccttataaaaataaatagcaatttatcgcctgcctttttaaaaataaaacaattatgaTGTCtttgtaaacaaaaatagcattttttcCAACTACAGTATGTCCCAAAATTAAGAAGGCGTGGTTGTTTCCATTATTCagatgatattttttgtaagggataattacaatgCCGTTGtagacaaattaattttacactagattaaataatgacaagtatcaaataatatattaattatcaaattatagtattttttatttatattttagaatttactaaattaattccaaatataaatagttaatttaattgatgatttttaatatatattttgacatcAAATCAACGGCCGACAActgtcaaaataaaatttttctaccAATCAAATCATGCCTCGTAGTAAAAAAATCAAGCCAATCAGAGCGCTTCACGTAGAGCAAGTACTTGTACgatataatcaaatcaagacaaatatttatgatatttatctctttaaaagatataaatattaaagagatAATGTCGAGTTTACCAATCatatcatttcaaatattcaaTGTATTgatctctttaaattaaattataaagagataatacAAAAGGTGTTGAGGTACATCACAACTCTACCATTTTCACACCTATATAAAGGGGACATTAAACCTCATTCACCACATAAAGATAGAGAACGAAGAGCAAAGCAAGGGAAGAAGgccaaataattctttttacaaaGTTTTTTGAgtttaagaatattaaaagacgTTCAAGGTGGTGATCGATTCTTTCTTCAAAGGTATGCCACAAATTATAGTATTTAGTTCGGGATTACTGGGGCTAAGCCActgaattatattataaatatctccaCATATTGTCAAGAAGATCCAAATGAAAAATTCACTTCCAAATCCTCAAATTTTAGGTCAGCACTATAGTCTTTAATTCGGGATTACAAGCGTGAGCCCTTGAATTAACGttatagaaattcaaattcaagttcaAAGGAGATCTATGTGGAAATTACCCTTTGAACTTGTcaagttttaaaaatactaattttaaagAGAAGAATCAAGGGATATAATAGAGATTGCACTcactttgatattttaattcaaatatttttatttgtgataatttatttatttttaatttttcatacaaaataaaattagtgctCACAAATTTTGGCACGCCTCCTAGGACATTCTACCCTTCCTCTTTTCCCTTCAGCAAAGAGTGAAAGCACTTATATGGACACTCAAGGAAAATCTTCCaagacggtgagttccaaacTCGCCATATTAAAGTCTTCAAACTCTAGTACCAAGAGTATTGGTGTTACTATGAGGAACATATCGAAGAAACTTAAAGAATTGTCCTAGATGATTCCTCTCACTGAGTATGTCCAGAAGGACTCAGACTTACCTAGCCACGCAAGCAAAGATGATGGAAATAAATCTCCTTCATCATCTTCTCGCTCCGTGTCTAGCTACTCATTCACAACAAATGTGGCTTTATTCATGGTGACAAATGCTATAACTATGTAAGAGCAGCTTGCAAGCCTGACAAGAGCCATTGTGAAGGACTTACAAAGCATGTGGAAGAGCAAGATGCTCAAATTGCTAGGTTGATCAACAAGACAGATAATGACGACACAAATCATATCATGGGGAAACAAGTAGAAGCTCATGATGAAGCAGAGCCATCCACAAAGCAGCATTATACTGAGAAGGATAAATTTGCAAAAGAATTTCAAGTTTCATTCGATGGACTGATTCCCATGGACCAACTGAAAGAATTCATTGAGGGAACCATCAGAAGCAAGATCGAGGGGAGCTCAAAGCCATCCCTTACTTACTCCAAATCTTACTTCAAAAGATTGACAACTTGAATATGCCGAAGGGTTTTTAACCACCAAAGTTCCAGTAATTTAATGGCAAATGCAATCATAAGCAACACGTGGCTCACTTCGTTGAAACGTGCAACAACACGGGAACATATGGCAATCATCTAGTCAAGTAGTTTGTCCGATCACTGAAAGGTAATGCGACTATATAGTGACTTAGAAGCTGACTCAATCGATGGATAGGAACAACTAGAGCAAGAAATTCTAAATTGCTTCTATAGCACTCAACGAACTGTCAGCATGATAGAGCTTACGAATTCTCGCCAATGGAAAGAAGAACCAGTCATAGACTACATCAATAGGTAGAGGAATTTAAGCCTTAATTGTAAAGATCGATTATATAAAACTTCTGCCATTGAGATGTGCATTCAAGGGATGCATTAGGGCTTTCTTTACATTCTTCAAGGAATCTTACCTAAATCTTTTAAAGAGTTAACCACTCGAGAACATGACATGGAGTTAAGTATGACAAAGAGTGGAGTTAACAGACCTCCAATTCAAGAATCCTGTAGAACCAAGGAAAAATAAGAAGTAAAGAGGGGGCAAACTTTATTCGGAGGCTCAAAAGAAGGAGTTAATGGCAGTAAATGTGGCATCCTTCAAACTCCGGAGCAAGGCAAATGCATTCCAAAGAATAAGCCCTAAAGAGAATCGACGAAGAAAATTAACTATGAAGGAAATGCAAGCAAAGCAATATCCATTCCTTGACTCCGATGTGGCAGGGATATTTGATGACTTACTAGAGGTTAATTTCATTGAATTGCCTGAAATGAAGCATCCTGAAGAAGCTAGACAAATAGATGATCCAAAATACTATAAATACTATCGCTTAGTTGGACAATCAATACCACCAAATGTAGCACCCTCTAATGATACATAATCCAAGAATATAGGTACAACTATATCTCCCCTAAATATCATACTTAAAGCAAACCCTATTTATGTATACATAAATATGCATATAATTCAGGggtaatatatacacataatctCAACGTCACAACAAACACAATCAACCCACAAGATTATGgctaaaattcattttaccccctatattttgttgaaataaataaaaacccctctatattttaaaaataggctaaaaatcctcatgtattttgtaaaactcaacaCAAAATACCACTTCTATTAATAATGAACATAAGGTGCTTTACACGCATTTCTTGTGCTTTTTGGGGTGTTTTTCACTTGCTTTTGACCTTAATTTTGGGCATTTTGGACTAAAACGCCCTTATAGTCCCTATATATTTGAGTTGGACATTTGacttgttttgtttgtttctttttcatatattttcatctatcttaaaaattaaataattttttaaaaatatatttacttaaaatatgacaaaagtatataaaaaaagtctt
The nucleotide sequence above comes from Sesamum indicum cultivar Zhongzhi No. 13 linkage group LG11, S_indicum_v1.0, whole genome shotgun sequence. Encoded proteins:
- the LOC105173086 gene encoding protein SDE2 homolog isoform X2 — translated: MEVFESDIHQVFVKLLNGRHRIINFTTPSISVSTLKHRIQTLTSIPSHFQLLLLNDSRILHDHQTLNIAKSLGNFLFDETLGGSTCKTRFSQNQNFSGLSSSDLSGNAVGFDGSQDFAKFPVVVHLLLRLRGGKGGFGSLLRGAATKAGQKKTNNFDACRDMSGRRLRHVNAEKKLEEWRAEAEERKLEKMAEEYIKKKAKEVVKKGKSNGGDSAEKYVAKYREDSAKCMEEVERSVRESIKGLVSSKRKSSAVGGESDSKRLKIWMGKRKFGDSDSEDDSDEDEEGADNKSVIIDSGSHSDSSKEAEGSSSSFTGGKHDDGHLDQGSSGSGSEEEGNVSEESFRPGRGPDVCGDDGTRKRNNNALESLAENMEHHGVDVNVPEVPEPVQEESLSASAVVQDSDKPLNFDEYHSAGELEALGMERLKSELQVRGLKCGGTLQERAARLFLLKTTPLEMLPKKLFAKK
- the LOC105173138 gene encoding cyclic nucleotide-gated ion channel 1-like; protein product: MERNMLEEVKSLRDGDHTRSNRPKSSPKKNVVDPQGPFLLMWNKMFVISCTISLFLDPLFFYAPVVDAKNLCLSMDEKLKITACVLRSFLDIFYVFHIVLQFRTGFIAPSSRVFGRGELIEDRRAIAKRYLSSYFIVDILSILPLPQVVILIVNAPISLPTNDLLKMVILAQYIPRSLRIYPLSKEVTASGAVFADTAWPAAAYNLLQCILASHVFGALWYVIAIERKERCWRMACSDHNGCKLEDLYCGVGRGDTSFLNSSCPLLEPDQIMSPADFDFGMFLYALKSHVVEQTDFTRKFFNCFWWGWRNLSSLGQNLNTSNSVGEIIFALFISITGLVLVASVISSSIQKFVQSVAGRLEEARMRRQDIEQWMSHRMLPQDLRARIRRYEQYKWQEKRGVEEQSLISNFPKDLRRDIKRHLCWTLLTRVPVFERMDEQLLDAMCSCLKPVLYTENSFIFHEGDHVDEMLFIMKGNILTMTTNRGGTSFFNSVYLTAGDFCGEELVTWALDPNSCSSLPISTRTVQAVKDVEAFCLTPDDLKSVMSQFKHLHSKQLQHTYRFYSQQWRTWGACFIQAAWRQHYKRKIAKLLQEAEDTLQNPLSKEGSGSLPSLAATVYASRFATNMLGNLRCNHPRNIISSPRLPPLLFQKPAEPDFSAGNPS
- the LOC105173086 gene encoding protein SDE2 homolog isoform X1 — its product is MEVFESDIHQVFVKLLNGRHRIINFTTPSISVSTLKHRIQTLTSIPSHFQLLLLNDSRILHDHQTLNIAKSLGNFLFDETLGGSTCKTRFSQNQNFSGLSSSDLSGNAVGFDGSQDFAKFPVVVHLLLRLRGGKGGFGSLLRGAATKAGQKKTNNFDACRDMSGRRLRHVNAEKKLEEWRAEAEERKLEKMAEEYIKKKAKEVVKKGKSNGGDSAEKYVAKYREDSAKCMEEVERSVRESIKGLVSSKRKSSAVGGESDSKRLKIWMGKRKFGDSDSEDDSDEDEEGADNKSVIIDSGSHSDSSKEAEGSSSSFTGGKHDDGHLDQGSSGSGSEEEGNVSEESFRPGRGPDVCGDDGTRKRNNNALESLAENMEHHGVDVNVPGTSHSSNVEKITQVPGVSCLKEVVPSAAEVPEPVQEESLSASAVVQDSDKPLNFDEYHSAGELEALGMERLKSELQVRGLKCGGTLQERAARLFLLKTTPLEMLPKKLFAKK